AACACACACCCTGTTGCGCCAGAAACTAAAACGAAACTAGTTAAAACTGAACTGGAAATGTTCACTACCCAAACGAAACTACAATTATAATAATAGTGTTACTATAAATTAATGCTTTCACAGCGAGTTAAACATCATCGAACAGTCCACCACCCTTCGGCTTCGAGCTCGAACGGCCTGCCCCTCCCATAcggccgtcgtcgtcgtcgaacgCCGACCCGTAGCCCTTAAAACCGACCGACACGCCCGTACTCACGCCGAACCGTTCGTTAATTTCCTGCGACAGCGAACGATTGATGTCGTCCAGTCCCCTCGCACTGGTGCTGTAGTCCAATCGGTCGCCATGCCCGACCAGATCGTCATTCGGTCCGACCGTGTCGTGATTGCGCGACTTGTACTTGGACAGTATGCCGCCACCACCGTTGCCATTTCCGTTCGTGCTGCCAGCACCGGCCGCCACTCCACCGTGTCCCATGCTAGCACCTCCTCCTCcattgccaccaccaccggtcgTTCCGTCGCGTGCAATCTGCCCCAGTATGTTATCCCTTCGGCGTGCCAGCGCATCTTCCGCCCGTTGCCGTTTGCGCTTCTCGCGCACAATCAAATCCTTGCCCTCCTGGACCAGCTCCACCGCAATGGTTTCGTTCAGCATGAACTGCTGGAAGCCGAGTGCATTCAGCGCCCGACTGCCGAGCGAAAACCAGGTCGCGAGACAGAACGCCAGCATCACCATGGGAAAGTAGATGTTGAACCCGTCCGCAATGATGCCGAGCACGTCCATGTGGCCCATGATCTGCGTGTAGTGCGTCTCGAGCACCCGCTCCTTGATGATGTGCGAGTCCATGTGGATCATGCCGAGAAAGTTCAGACACATCGGGGGCGTCAGCCGGCACAGCAGCATGCCGCTAAAGATCAGGCTGTACTCGTTCGTCTGGTGGTGGGCGGCCAGATAGTAGAGATTCAGGAACTTGATGCGGAACACGGTCGAGTAGGCACAGTAGCACAGGTAGCAGAGCGTCAGCATGGAAAAGATCTCGATCGTGACGAAGTCGTAGCTGCCCTTCGCCACGTTCAGCACGTTGGCAAAGATGGACAGGACGGGCTGGCGGTTGAAGAACGTCAGCTCGCTCCAGACGACCGTGAAGGACAGGAAGGCGGTAATGATGGCGAGCGCCTTCAGGAACGGTGCCTTCACGACACACTCCCAGTACCAGTCGACCGTGGGGCTGTACAGGGCCCGCGCCATCCCGACCCGGTGCTTGGGAAATTCGCTCTTGAAGCGATGGTCGAGCGACACCGCATTCTTGGCCACGTCCTCCAGGTGCAGCACCTTGTTCACCTGCACGCTCCAGAGCGCCTCGGTGCGCTGTAGCGTTTGCAGCGATTTGATGACCTGCCGGTGCAGCCGCACCAGCGCCTTCTCCGACGGGATGGCCATGGGCGATCCGTCCTCCCGGCTGATGCGGCTCGCCCGCTCCATCAGCTCGGTCGGCACCTTGCGGATGATCGTTTCCAGCGCCGGCCGGAGCTCGTGTCGGGGCGGAATGGCGCGGCTGGCCGACTGCAAGCTTTCCAGCACATCGTCCACGTTCTCCTCCGCTTCGGCCTTTTCCGAGCTCAGCTTGGACAGCTTGAAGTAGGCGTACTGCAGCGTGAAGCCGGGCTTGGAGTTGTTCCACAGGCTGCGGGGCACCTCGACCAGCGCGTacccgagcagcagcacgagcaAAAACAGGCCCCACGTGTTCGAGGCGGACGAGGCGATCGCTTTCAGCTTCTGCCAGTCGAGCGATATGCCCGGCTGCAGGGCGAGATAAATGAGTAGTATGCCGCAGATAAACAGATACGTGCCGTAGTAGATCGCGTTATCTACGAGGGCCGATCGCAGCTTGCCCTTGATGGTGAAGTCGCCCGCCTTCAGGTACGACTGCATCAGGGGCATTATCAACCAGGTAAGGAACTGGGAGGACCAGTAGATGATGCGCCACAGGTTCGGGAACACTTCCTCCTCCACCAT
This is a stretch of genomic DNA from Anopheles merus strain MAF chromosome 2R, AmerM5.1, whole genome shotgun sequence. It encodes these proteins:
- the LOC121587807 gene encoding LMBR1 domain-containing protein 2 homolog isoform X2, which gives rise to MAYLLVFSICLALLLASISLYRYGCIQRQHPIVTFSVLTAWSFSFLIVFTIPLDVTSTVYRQCLQEHNITSSNGSNNNDAPDAICQRPWGMVEEEVFPNLWRIIYWSSQFLTWLIMPLMQSYLKAGDFTIKGKLRSALVDNAIYYGTYLFICGILLIYLALQPGISLDWQKLKAIASSASNTWGLFLLVLLLGYALVEVPRSLWNNSKPGFTLQYAYFKLSKLSSEKAEAEENVDDVLESLQSASRAIPPRHELRPALETIIRKVPTELMERASRISREDGSPMAIPSEKALVRLHRQVIKSLQTLQRTEALWSVQVNKVLHLEDVAKNAVSLDHRFKSEFPKHRVGMARALYSPTVDWYWECVVKAPFLKALAIITAFLSFTVVWSELTFFNRQPVLSIFANVLNVAKGSYDFVTIEIFSMLTLCYLCYCAYSTVFRIKFLNLYYLAAHHQTNEYSLIFSGMLLCRLTPPMCLNFLGMIHMDSHIIKERVLETHYTQIMGHMDVLGIIADGFNIYFPMVMLAFCLATWFSLGSRALNALGFQQFMLNETIAVELVQEGKDLIVREKRKRQRAEDALARRRDNILGQIARDGTTGGGGNGGGGASMGHGGVAAGAGSTNGNGNGGGGILSKYKSRNHDTVGPNDDLVGHGDRLDYSTSARGLDDINRSLSQEINERFGVSTGVSVGFKGYGSAFDDDDGRMGGAGRSSSKPKGGGLFDDPRRKMKFNKNVSSSRRKSRKRHFQAPSHIRRKIMSAPLSKELKQKYNVRSMPIRKDDEVQVVRGHYKGNQVGKVVQVYRKKYVVYIERIQREKANGTNVYVGVHPSKCVIVKLKMDKDRKKILDRRAKGRLAALNKDKGKYTEESAAATAMETTS